The genomic window GTGCCCAAACTACTGTCGATCCAACTAATCAAACTAACGATTTGATCAGAGCAGTCAAATATTTATTTGAGAAGAAATGGCAGGGAGAATCGTTAAGAAATTTGGGGGTTCGTGTTAACCGAGTCAGCAAGCCCAGTTCAGTTCAACTGTCGCTATTTGAAAATGCCGAGAAACATGAAGCTAATTTGAAATTGGAGCATACGATTGATCAAATTAGAGATCGTTATGGATACAAATCAATTGTTCGTGGATACAGTAAAAAGGATGCTGGTACCGCAATTGAGAGATCTAAGTTGGTAGGAGGGCATCAAGCATAAAAAATAATTTTAAAATAAATACCGCAATTTTATGATAATTGAAAATTTTGAATAATCTTCATTTAAAAATCAATCTGTAAATAGATTGATTTTTATTTTTATTGATTTAAAAAGAATTATTTAACATTGACCTCCGGTCAAATTTAAATTAAAATACTTGTAAATTGACCAACGGTCATTTATAAAAAAGGGATTTCTTATGACAAACATTTATACATTAGACCAAAAAAACGCTAAACGACAAGCAATTATGAAGGCTGCTGTACGTCTATTTAAAACAAAAGGATATTCTGAAATAACGATGAAACGTATCGCTGAGACTATAGGCATATCAAAAGGAACAACTTTCAATTATTTTTCAACTAAAGAAGATCTTTTTATGAGTATCCTTTTAGAAAGTTATCAACAATTTTTTGCTGATTTGTTGATCAAAATGGATGGATATGAATCTATTGATCAAAAAACGTATATCAATTTTATGGTTGAACAAACCGAAAATCTAATTCAAAACTATGATGTTTTAGTTCGATTGAATTCAATTAGAGGTCCAATCTTAGAGGGAAATGCAAATATGGATGAGACGGTTGTAAAGCGTAATGATTTATATGAAATTAGCAAAAAATTAGGCCAGAAATTAGTTGAGAAGACTAATGGTTTGTTGAATCAAATGCAATTTAGTCACATGTTTGTTATTCAAAGTGGAATTATTAGTGGTTTGATGAATATGTCATCACTTGCAAAGTTTAATCACGAGGATTTAAAAGTTGATTATCCAGATTTTGAAATTAAATTGGTACCAGAGGCGCAACAACAAATGCGCTATTACTTAACAGAATATTTAAAGGAATTAAAGAAAAATGAATGAAGAACAAATAAGAAATTTTGCAATTATTGCTCATATCGATCATGGCAAATCGACATTAGCCGATA from Companilactobacillus sp. includes these protein-coding regions:
- a CDS encoding TetR/AcrR family transcriptional regulator, giving the protein MTNIYTLDQKNAKRQAIMKAAVRLFKTKGYSEITMKRIAETIGISKGTTFNYFSTKEDLFMSILLESYQQFFADLLIKMDGYESIDQKTYINFMVEQTENLIQNYDVLVRLNSIRGPILEGNANMDETVVKRNDLYEISKKLGQKLVEKTNGLLNQMQFSHMFVIQSGIISGLMNMSSLAKFNHEDLKVDYPDFEIKLVPEAQQQMRYYLTEYLKELKKNE